The nucleotide sequence GTTTTCTTGATATATAATGGAACCGTTTATACCGCAGGCTTTCGAAGATGCTTGGGAGGAAGCTTGTAAGGTGGCAGCGTCAACATTATTAATTCCATCTGATTCTACGTTCCTTGTTGGACCTGTTTCCTTCCTGGGAAAAGGATGTAAAGAGAACATCGTGTTTCAGGTGAGTTTTCAAGATAACACAAACAACgaaatgttattaacattttaaGTTATATAGTCACGACTGAAGTATTTTGATACTGTGCAGCTAGATGGAAAGATCATAGCTCCAACGAGTTCAAGTGCATGGGGTTCAGGTCTCTTGCAATGGATAGAATTCAAATCACTTACAGGAATCActataaaaggaaaaggaattATTGATGGACGAGGCTCAGTATGGTGGAACAAGTCACCTGACTATGATCCAGCTGATGAGTCAGAGTCAACAACTACGAACGACatggtaaaaatatatattcaattttcttAGCTAAACAAAATTGGAAACTCTAGCTTGCAATAACTTTTGCTTCTACTCTTTTTCAACTGTGAAAGGTGAAAGAACAACTGGGTACAAAAATGCCAAAGACTAAACCAACAGTAAGTTACCTTGTCTAAATCTCATGGATGGAGTCAAACTCAAATCAACAATtgaaacttaaatttattttcatttaccTTGGAGTGCATGTAGGCTTTGAGGTTCTACGGGAGTAATGGTGTAACAGTCAATGGAATAACCATACAAAACAGCCCTCAAACCCACCTCAAGTTTGATAATTGCATGAGCATTCAAGTGTCTGATTTTACAACTTCATCCCCCGGAGATTCCCCCAACACAGATGGAATCCACCTGCAAAACTCTCAAGATGCCGTTATTTACCGCAGCACGCTGGCTTGTGGTAACCACAGACATCAAACAAGTcccattttatttaaattaaagatATTACAAGTCAACTTATTCTTAATAAGACACTGAAAGTCAAATCAGCATgaagaaataataatttctttCATTCTACAGGAGATGATTGTATATCAATTCAAACTGGATGCTCTAATATCTACATACATGATGTTGACTGTGGGCCTGGCCATGGAATTAGCATCGGAGGACTGGGAAAGGACAATACAAAAGCGTGTGTTTCAAACATTACTGTCCGTGATGTCACGATGCATGAAACTACGAATGGAGTTCGAATAAAATCCTGGCAGGTAAAATTTTCCTGTAGAGTCATTTGCATACAGAATAGAGGCAAAGAGGATTGATAAAAGCATGTGATAGTTCAAAGATGCTGAAAATTTTTGATTCTGTTTAATGATAGGGAGGGTCAGGGTCTGTAAAACAAGTTATGTTTTC is from Camelina sativa cultivar DH55 chromosome 20, Cs, whole genome shotgun sequence and encodes:
- the LOC104769703 gene encoding polygalacturonase At1g48100-like, producing the protein MNRLTLKYLSLNFLLLVSLLSSRFGTCDARQSVYWKGNRRSIAEGESSATINVLDHGAKGDGTSDDTKAFEDAWEEACKVAASTLLIPSDSTFLVGPVSFLGKGCKENIVFQLDGKIIAPTSSSAWGSGLLQWIEFKSLTGITIKGKGIIDGRGSVWWNKSPDYDPADESESTTTNDMVKEQLGTKMPKTKPTALRFYGSNGVTVNGITIQNSPQTHLKFDNCMSIQVSDFTTSSPGDSPNTDGIHLQNSQDAVIYRSTLACGDDCISIQTGCSNIYIHDVDCGPGHGISIGGLGKDNTKACVSNITVRDVTMHETTNGVRIKSWQGGSGSVKQVMFSNIQVSNVANPIIIDQYYCDGGGCHNETSAVAVSNINYINIKGTYTKQPIRFACSDSLPCTGISLSTIELKPATEKASSFDPFCWEAHGELKTQTIPPIQCLKTEKSPEAASQSNNDAC